The Phormidium ambiguum IAM M-71 nucleotide sequence ACTTATTGTACTTCATAATTTATCTCTTTTCAGTTTTCAGAGTAGATGGTGCCATAGATATCCACATCTTTTCATCTGGGTTTTTTGTATTGGCGTACTTGAGGCAGTTCCGCCAAGCTAAGAAAGCTGCTTGTTTATTGTTTTGGCGTTCCATCACCTGAGCTTTCAGGCAATAAGCCGGAGCGCGATCGCTCTCTAACTGAATTGCTGTTTGTAAATAATTTAAAGCCTCTTGATATCGCCCCAACTTTAATTTTGCCAAACCCATATTTTTGAGCATCGCGTATTTTACATCCTCATTTTTAGCCAGAGGTAAACCTTTTTGGAGTAGCTCTACTGCTGTAGTATATTCTTGATTTAAATTATACAATCTTGCCAAATTACTGTAAGATGCACTTAGACCATATCGGATAGCATTTTTATAAACAGACCGCGCTTTATCAAGTTGTCCTGTATCTTCATAAATTAATCCCATGTTATGATAAGTTTGGGCAATCTTTGCATCAAATATTAAAGCCAATTGGTAGTAAAACATAGCGATTTCAAAATTACCATTTCGCGAAAGAGCTAATCCCCGATCGTTGAAATAATTCGCTAGTTTAGGTGAAAAAAGCCCCCAACTGGTACTGCCTATTAACAGCGATATAATGGCGAATAAACCTAATAATGAAGTATGCTTTACATTAACTTTTTCCGAAATTTTTAGAAATTTATCGCGTAGTAAATCAACCTTGGTTTTAGATGAACCAGGCTTAAATTTTGCTAAACGCTGTAATATTTCCTGGCAACTTTGTGGTCTTTGACCAGGAAAGGGAGCCATCAACCAGTCAATTAAATCTGCTATTTCAGGAGAAACTTGAACTGCTTGCTCACGCCAAATCAACTCACCAGTTTCTGGATTTCTGGGTAAATTTATCAGAGATTGACCAGTTAACAAATAAACAAAAGTACGTCCTAAAGCAAAAAAATCAGATTGAAGTACAGCCCGCCCTTCTGCTTGTTCTGGAGGAGTATAGCCAGCAGAAATAATTACTGTACCTGTTACATTTTCCTGCTGTTGTTGCAGATAAGTTCTGGTTACTTCTCGAACAGCACCAAAATCAATCAACACCAACTGTCCATCGGGTTTTAACATAATATTAGATGGTTTAATATCCCGATGAAAATAATGGTATTGATGCAGCAACGAAAGAATTTCTATTAGCTGAATCAACCATTGATAAGCTTCTGCTGTTGTAATAGGTTGATTCCCTTTCCCTGAGAGCCATTCTTGTAAATTAGACCCAGGAATTTTTTCCATTACTAAACAGTGTAATGGCTCGCTACCACCTTCAGGCCAAGTAAAATATCCCTCTAACGCAACATGAGGAATTCCCGGATGTTGCAATTTGCTCAAAATTTCCGCTTCTCTTTGAAACAGAATTTGAGCTTTCCTTTTAACTTCTGGCTGTTTAAAATGTTGTGGGTTCAAAACTTTTAAAACTTTCGGAACTTGTCCATCATTTATTTCAAAAATTTTCCCAAAACCTCCACCGCCAAGGAGACGGATAACTTGATAACGATTTTGTAGCAATAACCCTGGCTCGATCATTGTATCTGCCATTAATTGTTAGCTTCTCCTAATAGCAGTAATATATTTTGTTCGGCGTATCCTTTAAATTGAAATTCATATTGTTGCAACTGTAAAAGTAAGTTTTTAAGTGGGATTTCTATTTGTTTACCTTGCCAACGTTCCTGAAGCCTTTTTAAAATGGTTTCATTTACGTTTTGTTCGTCAATTAAAGCATGGCTTCGCAGTAGCTCTAATTCATTAATATCGTGAGTTTTCATTACTGCGGCGATATCTTGATACATAGATTCAATAAATTGTTTAACTGTGTATTTCATGATTACAGGTTGCAAAGTAAACGAAGCTTCATTCGTATTGGCGTTAGTTTCTTTTTCTATTAGCGATCGCCTAACCAAAGATTCCAGCACCGTTAGTAAATCCGAACTAGAAACACTAGGCCAGAGTTTTGATTTTAAATAAGAAAAAGTCACAGACTTACCTGCAATAGCTAACCAGTACATCACAGTTTTCCCTAAACTTGATAACCTATCAAAATGTTGGTCAATTAGGTTAGCAAAAATATCTCCTATAACTAAAGAACTTTGACCAATAAACTGCGAAATATCACCATTAAATATCTCTTGTATAGTTGTAGCCACAACTTTCAGAGCAGCCGGATGCCCTCTATATAATTGAATCAACTCATCTAAGCCATTTTCCCAACCAGAAAAGCCTTTTGTCGATAACAACTTTTTCGCATCTCCTGCTTTTAACCCTTTTACTTGTAAAGCCCGAACAGGTAAAGTTTCACCAGCTAAAGAAGCCACATCTACAGATTTTTCTCGCGACATCAGTAATAGGCAGCTTTGGTGACGTTCTTCTGCCACTCGCTTGAGCAATTGACCATACCCTTCATAGCCAGAGCGATAGTACCCAGCTATATCGCCATCTCGCAATACCATCTCCCAATCGTCAAGAATTATCAAACAACGATGAACTCGTAAGCTATTGAGCAAACAAGAAATTTGACTTTCTATTGTTCCTGGTTTTTCTATTTTTACATCTTGGGCAAGAAATGCGTTCAAATCTGACAATA carries:
- a CDS encoding protein kinase domain-containing protein; this encodes MADTMIEPGLLLQNRYQVIRLLGGGGFGKIFEINDGQVPKVLKVLNPQHFKQPEVKRKAQILFQREAEILSKLQHPGIPHVALEGYFTWPEGGSEPLHCLVMEKIPGSNLQEWLSGKGNQPITTAEAYQWLIQLIEILSLLHQYHYFHRDIKPSNIMLKPDGQLVLIDFGAVREVTRTYLQQQQENVTGTVIISAGYTPPEQAEGRAVLQSDFFALGRTFVYLLTGQSLINLPRNPETGELIWREQAVQVSPEIADLIDWLMAPFPGQRPQSCQEILQRLAKFKPGSSKTKVDLLRDKFLKISEKVNVKHTSLLGLFAIISLLIGSTSWGLFSPKLANYFNDRGLALSRNGNFEIAMFYYQLALIFDAKIAQTYHNMGLIYEDTGQLDKARSVYKNAIRYGLSASYSNLARLYNLNQEYTTAVELLQKGLPLAKNEDVKYAMLKNMGLAKLKLGRYQEALNYLQTAIQLESDRAPAYCLKAQVMERQNNKQAAFLAWRNCLKYANTKNPDEKMWISMAPSTLKTEKR
- a CDS encoding NB-ARC domain-containing protein, which encodes MTVEEALRIIDVALKPTKLNDVQEQVFRQSWEGQGYSEIAEGMGYNAEYIKNIGAELWQLLSQAFREDVTKRNFKTVLRRWSSLTDVSDAQAEIHLPKIATNYHQDWGEAPDVSVFYGRTEELSKLQRWITEDRCRLVALLGMGGIGKTALAGKLTEQIQNQFEYLIWRSVRYAPPLSGILSDLNAFLAQDVKIEKPGTIESQISCLLNSLRVHRCLIILDDWEMVLRDGDIAGYYRSGYEGYGQLLKRVAEERHQSCLLLMSREKSVDVASLAGETLPVRALQVKGLKAGDAKKLLSTKGFSGWENGLDELIQLYRGHPAALKVVATTIQEIFNGDISQFIGQSSLVIGDIFANLIDQHFDRLSSLGKTVMYWLAIAGKSVTFSYLKSKLWPSVSSSDLLTVLESLVRRSLIEKETNANTNEASFTLQPVIMKYTVKQFIESMYQDIAAVMKTHDINELELLRSHALIDEQNVNETILKRLQERWQGKQIEIPLKNLLLQLQQYEFQFKGYAEQNILLLLGEANN